A single region of the Candidatus Lokiarchaeota archaeon genome encodes:
- a CDS encoding methyltransferase domain-containing protein yields the protein MDNERNNERFRAHRDVDQHILESLSVGTDVLKWYNEKGQDFFQKIGMQSGNIVLDFGCRVGNYTIPAARVVGNKGTVYALDKDHSAVDELMTRAEVMNLDEIIIPMKTSGELEINLGANSVDFILFYDIIRSLLRIDGTLNPYRCLLNEFDRILKQGGKFSLFIKHLHSQSVGPQDVLQITESFFDYHESKELYLMHWDNLEKGIIHSFRKI from the coding sequence ATGGACAATGAGCGTAATAATGAAAGATTTAGAGCTCATAGGGATGTTGATCAACACATTCTAGAGTCTCTGTCGGTCGGGACGGATGTCTTGAAATGGTACAATGAGAAAGGACAGGATTTCTTCCAGAAAATAGGTATGCAATCAGGAAATATCGTGCTTGATTTCGGTTGCAGAGTGGGGAATTATACAATCCCAGCCGCAAGGGTAGTTGGAAACAAGGGCACGGTCTATGCCCTTGACAAAGACCACTCAGCCGTAGATGAACTCATGACTAGAGCGGAGGTCATGAATCTTGATGAAATCATCATACCCATGAAAACAAGCGGCGAGCTGGAAATAAACCTAGGAGCTAATTCGGTTGATTTTATCCTCTTCTATGATATCATTCGCAGCTTACTTAGAATCGATGGTACTCTCAATCCCTATAGATGCCTTTTGAATGAGTTTGACCGAATTCTCAAGCAGGGAGGAAAATTCTCTCTTTTCATCAAACATCTTCATAGTCAAAGCGTCGGTCCACAAGATGTGCTTCAGATTACAGAGTCATTCTTTGATTACCATGAATCCAAAGAGCTTTATTTGATGCATTGGGATAATCTGGAAAAAGGAATAATCCATAGTTTTCGAAAAATATAG